The Podarcis muralis chromosome 8, rPodMur119.hap1.1, whole genome shotgun sequence genomic sequence TTCCAATCCATTTGGGGAAAATCCCCTAATACATACATATCATAGCTGCGACATGAATACAGATGTATGTTAGTGACAAATTGTGTAATGAAAACAGCTGACATGCATTTTGTGCTTTATTTAAAGTAGTAAATGCCCAACTCCTTTTCCTCTTCTAAATAAATTCTTTAATTTTTCCAGAAACATTAACAATGCAACTTCTAAAATTCATTCCATAGATACTAATAGTAAAATAACACTTTATAGGTGATAGCATTCCGACCAGTGCTTTTCAGTCCTTTATATGTTAAATGTTTGTACTTCTATTTGGCTTATTGACCTCAAACATGCTGCTTATGTCCAAGAAAGGTTGACATTCGGCTCCCATTGAAATTGGAGGCAAAATTCCAAATGATGTTAATGGAAGAGGAGTGTTCTCTTTATGCCTGAATTCCAGGAATGTGTTCTAAGGCTGAACTCCATGACAGTGAAGAAACACACTTCCAAAAGCTTATTTGAACATGCAGTACTTATCTCATGGTTATTTCAGTATTAGACCATGTACTTTATGATCCCTTGAGTGCACAGCTTTCATCTCTGCAAAGTGTTCAGAGACAGAATAGCATTAAGGTGAACCTACACACCAATTTCCCTGATCCCAGTGGTGCAGCACTTTGATATGATTCTTGGGGAAAGGCGCAACAACTACTCTTCCTCCACTTcctaattaaatttattattttattcctaaTTAGTTGTAAgaattttttaaagctttttccaATAGGTTTTCTTCTTTTGTATCTTACATATGCTGCTCCTTTTTGAAGACTTTTTTATATATCTCCATATCCCATTATCTTACTGTAACTTATCCAAAACTGCAAATAGCTTGGGGTTCTGGAAACCTTCCATCTTAGAACACTTTTTTGACATTGTATTAATATACGCAATatgtcttgagttatttttgggTAATAAACTCAATAATTCTAATTTCCATGTTGACGGACAGTATGGTAGCCCCAAGTTTCCCTTGTTTATTTAGATGACTGGGTGTGAAATATATTAAAACTCTACGATTCAGCAGATTTTTGAGAGAGAGACTCAACTAAGTCCCTATATATggcagagttcataaaccgagggtAAGAGTCTCTGAGCATTAACATATAAATCTGGAGTTGTGCTTCATCAAAACTATGTTCCGATGGTTCCAGCATATTCCGGTTGATAAGTTCCCTTACTCTGGAATCCAGGCTGACCTGTAAATAAAGAAAACAGTTGCTAAGAGCAGGTGTTAATCTTCTCTATTGAAAACTGTGGAAAAGAGTTAATGTGACCGTAGTGGAACTGAAACCTATGTAGGCATTCTGTTACAGAACTAATGAAagtaaaaataatgataaaaataggccttttctgctgtgtttttattgtCTCACAGCAGATTGACCTAATGATGTACACACTAAAATTATTTGCAGATGAAGGAGAAACATTTAACTTGTGTAGAATGACAGGATGGATTTAAATAGGCttgcaccataataataataataataataataataataataataataataataataataataaataaaataatttatatgctgggttgccccagccaatctgggtggctcccaacaaaaaacagtaaaaacacaatacaacatcacactaaaaacttccctgaacaggactgccttcagctGTTTAAGTATAACCTATTGGCTATATATAGGCACCTATCAGAGACTAGAAGAGCCTCCTACCTACAGTCAGGCACCCTTGTATGTTCAAAGTGCTTCAGCCAGACTAATTTTGGAATGCCAGACTAATTATATTCCTTGGCAGTTTAAGATTTTAGATCTACAACTCACAAAGTTTCAAATGTCATATTTTACCCCTCACTTTCATCTCAGAAGACCACATTTTGACCCTGAAAGAGCCCCCCAAAATTTTCAGCAAACTGAAAAACTTATTATAAAATAAGAATAGAACagcttttttaaacacacacactgcactaGCTACATACCTGAATGGAAACATCTTGAAATATCAATTAGATCTTTCAATTTAGATTGTTGGCTTAGTCCTTTTGAAATCGGGTGTACTACAAAATAGTGTGAAAAGGGTTACAAACCTCTTTGGGAGAAAGAATGGAAATATAATCTTCATATATTAGTCTTGCTTTCTCTTGAATGATAGCCTTGTTGGATTCCTGCTTTAGATCTTCGCAGGCCAACCAGAAAAGCATATTTTCTTCGCTGAATTCTGTCCGAAGGAACTCCCTGAAAGCATTTCTACCTGCTGGCGTTCTCATCAATTTGTCAAAGGACTGGCTCCAGGCACTCACTTCTTCAAGAGTTGGAGTTGAGCTGTAATACAAATGAAAAATAGAGACCGGGCATTACCAAGTTAACAGTACAAGAGGAGAACTTTAGTGGGTGATAATTTTGTAGAAATCGGGAGATTAAATGCATGTTATGGCATGCTGCAATACCAGCCTTACTTTTCCAAGTGCTGAGGAGAAAATATTGCTGTTGCCCTAGAGCTAACTGAAAATCCAAGAAAGTGGAGGAACAACAATTTCACCACTCGGCTAAAGATGCAGACGACTGACTTGCCAATTAAAAATATACTGTGTGGCAAGTTACTATTTGAGTAGATGACTTGCTAAATTCATCTTATTAATGCCATCAGCAGTGTTAATTATTGGACAGAACAATGTCATAGACTGCTACAGGTGTGCCTCACCTCTTGTGTGTGGGCTGAATAATGAGGCAAATTGGGGTGATTTGGGAGGGTCTTTCCTTGCCCTGAGTTAAATGTCAATAATCCCTCATGAGCAGATCAGAGTGCCCACAAAATCTCATATAACTGTACAAGATATGGCTCTTATGTGTCCCTATATAACATCTCTTACGTGGTCTTCTATAATATCTATGTTTCTCTATGTCCAGGGGCTTTTCAAGAAGTGAGGCTATCCAAAATGCTGCCTGAAGATCACTGAGGAGCTCTGGATTGTTTTCTGTTAAAACAGGCTTTTCTGTTACAATACATTTTTAAGGAATAAGCAttattttaagtttttaaaaacacttaAGTTGTTCTGCTTAAACAACATAAATGAAAACCAAGAGCTCTTCGCCTATTGGAGACCTATAAAAGCTTTTAAAGCCTATTGGAGAACACAAATAACATCCAGAAAGAAGCTGGAGTGAAGCTGCAAAGTGTTAAAAGATGTACTAATAGGAAGACAAACCATTCAGCCACCACTTAATTAAGGTAAAGTAATAGACAAGCCCCTGTTCTCCACATAAGGGATTATGGAGGAAAATTAATCCTTTTTACTTCCCCCTACAAATCTCCTGGACCTTATCTGCAAATTGGTGGGTTTGAACTACTCTGGTAAGGCTCCTGTACCTGAAAAATTTTATCCACTTTGGTCAAAACATGGAAAAGTTATCATTTTTATTCTACCTATTATAATAAATGGGGAAACACAATGGGATGTCTCCAAATAAATTTTGTTCACAGTAGGCTCTGTTTTTGATTGAAAAGAATTGAAAAGAATGGCCATAAGTTAGACATTTCCATTAATTCCAGAGAGTTTACTTGGAGTATGACtgacattggatacaactcagaACTTTGTTTTCAACAGAGCAGCTCAGAATTCAAATTACAGAGTTACTTGCAAACAGATAAGGTTTCCTAAAACTGCAGATATAAGGCATACATTGCGACTTGTGCACATCCCTATAACCTGTCATGTATTTCCAGGGCATATATCTGCCATGTTTTAAATTGTTAGGAAATATGACAATGGCGACTGACTTCTCTTAAAATTTTATGGAAAAATAaaaggggaagatttttttttaaaaaagatgctagTATTAGCCTTCCCTGTTTCTGCAACTAGGCAAATGATCATCAGAGTTGCATGGACATGCGTTCTGTGCAAGTAGCTATGAGTGTGGCAGCCACCTCCAGTTGTAGGAGTCTAAGGCTGCATACATATCAGGCAtttccatcaccaccaccccaagaatcctgggaactgtagtttatcccttacagagcttcccagcacccttaagaaactgcagttcccaggattgtttcgtgtgtgtgcatgcacatgctttaaatgcatgttgtttATGCAGCCTAGATGGATAGACACAAGTGTAGAAACAAAAATTAGTCTTCTGTGTTGATTTGTTACCCAGCTAGTTCTTAcctttcttcacagtttggaatAGCGTCTGTTCTGAGTTCATGTGATGCTGCTCTTTCATCTTGATTCCTAACAGTAAGACTGCAAGGCAACAAGCATAGTTTAATCAAGTTGAAATAAAGAAGTTTGCTGAAGCTTTGAATTTGTTCCTCTAGTTTTCAAACCTGATCATATGTTCAAACAAGTTcgccccagtacagtggtactttggtttacaaccataatccgttccggaggtccgtttgtaaaccaaaacaggttgtaacccaatggggcctccaaattttttttgttcataatcaaaaaaaaaagagggttgtaatccaaaaaaaggttgcaaactgggacacacacttctgggtttgatgtgtttgtaatacaaaacgtatgcaaaccaagacgtatgcaaaccatggtaccactgtataagaacaaTGCACTCCTACACCAAAATATTTCTCTTGAATTGGGTAAATTGAATAGGACATTTCACAGCAGAATTGCTTCCTGCTTTGTGTCTTCTTTCTTGTGAttttaaaagcagaacaaaaacccaactttatccatatatatatatatatatatatatatatgctttcgtagattttcacgggtacaggaatgcaggttttggtgtaatttttatttgattttacaagtataaaattataacaatacagcCATATACATCCACATTTAAAGATTcctccgaatctctggacttcacaccttcccctctgtgggtcctattattaaccttttctactgcatctttttcaaTAACCCATATTTTATATAACCCCATTATCTCCTTAGTACTtactacattacaagtgttattgcatatagtccttttaaaaaaaataataatctgctgaATGGTGAACCAATGGCTGCCCTGCTGCCTTTTGTTTGATTGCATTTAATTGCATTGTTACATTGTTTGTCTAAACTTTATATATAAAAGACATCCTGGGAATGGAAATactgaagggtgggatacaaatgaaagaaaattgttCAGCAAGACTATCTGTACCGCCACTAACAAAGCTTATCTGGACAAAAATAAATTCTATGCAAAACAGTGTAGGAGACCATGTTCCTTCTCtgctttattttttgtatttctgaTGCTTCTCAAAAAGACAGCTGTGGCCTTTTAATTTTAAGCCACCTAAGAGAGACCATTCACCATAATTGCTTGGCTAAAAGTATAATTGATCCTGAATTGCTGATGAAAAGATGGAGCATAAGTTATGACTTCAGCCAACAAAAGCCCATCTGGTGACTGTTCTTTCTCCTCAGTTTCTCTAAAATGGTTAATTCCAACCCCACAAGAGCTTTCAGTATTGGAGATTTTGTAACTTGGGGTACTATTTCTGTTCCtattcatatttttctttttctttgcagccCATTCAGCTTATTTGAGGAAATCCTTTCTATAAACAAGGATTATAAATAGAGCTTTGAATCGCCGATTTTCACATTTCTCCTGACTTGAAAACAGTAATTTTGAAGAAGTATATAATTTTGATGGTAGAACGAGGTTTTTTACTTGGGCAGGATGCTATTAAGTGCAAGTAATATTTTTAAGAGTCGTGAATATAAATTAATTTAAAACCTCCAACAgagcaacttttttaaaaaaactttcattatatattttttcaatgggattaaaaagaaaatggaataaaatgaCTGTGAACTTTATATCCAAGCTAAAGACAGTGAGACAAAAGTATGCCTGTCGTGCAAAAACCCATTGTGCTTTTATTTCCTTCTGTAATAGTTGAAATAACGGCACATGAAGAAATCCTGTTGCCAGCCATGCTGAGTAACAATATTTGAAAGGTGATACTCTAATATTGCAGAAGTGGTTACACtagaaaatattttcagcagtaaGCTCTTGAAGTGAGCGACTATTTCCCAGGGGGTCGGGTGCAGCCAGCTTTTATCGGCCAAGGGTGGACTGGAGTGAAGCCTGGTCCGGTCTGCTCTCAAGCCCCTCTACTTACCCTGGCCAAATTGGCCAAGGTTCAGACAACTGGGTGGTGGGAAAGACTGCCAATCAGAGTGGCCAGCCCAGGGATTTTTCACTGCCTGCCCCAGCGTTGCTCCTTGGGAATCTGAGATGATGGGCAGCAATCGCTGCCCATCCCTTGACAGGGTAAGCAACCATTTCTCACCTGCATCTGTCCAAGCTAGTTTCATGTTTCTGTAGCAATCCCACCCAATATGGATGACCCCTTTATGCATGCTTGAAAGAGTATTTGATATGTATGTTTTGTCGTCAGGACAAAAGGAGTAACTTTCCAGATTGATTGCACAGTATTTGAATACTGCTTTTCCTTCAAATGAAC encodes the following:
- the RGS20 gene encoding regulator of G-protein signaling 20 isoform X1, with protein sequence MPFYDLSVWRQYLFSFRTQSTNTEDENEDTTAQLFFKPMGSERMEMRKRQASVTQETASSVQPQPGIENRGSNACCFCWCCCCSCSCLTVRNQDERAASHELRTDAIPNCEESSTPTLEEVSAWSQSFDKLMRTPAGRNAFREFLRTEFSEENMLFWLACEDLKQESNKAIIQEKARLIYEDYISILSPKEVSLDSRVRELINRNMLEPSEHSFDEAQLQIYMLMLRDSYPRFMNSAIYRDLVESLSQKSAES
- the RGS20 gene encoding regulator of G-protein signaling 20 isoform X2; this encodes MRMAGELPSPAEEPAANGCEQCKDLHPAPEIEGEIPMGSERMEMRKRQASVTQETASSVQPQPGIENRGSNACCFCWCCCCSCSCLTVRNQDERAASHELRTDAIPNCEESSTPTLEEVSAWSQSFDKLMRTPAGRNAFREFLRTEFSEENMLFWLACEDLKQESNKAIIQEKARLIYEDYISILSPKEVSLDSRVRELINRNMLEPSEHSFDEAQLQIYMLMLRDSYPRFMNSAIYRDLVESLSQKSAES
- the RGS20 gene encoding regulator of G-protein signaling 20 isoform X3; the protein is MGSERMEMRKRQASVTQETASSVQPQPGIENRGSNACCFCWCCCCSCSCLTVRNQDERAASHELRTDAIPNCEESSTPTLEEVSAWSQSFDKLMRTPAGRNAFREFLRTEFSEENMLFWLACEDLKQESNKAIIQEKARLIYEDYISILSPKEVSLDSRVRELINRNMLEPSEHSFDEAQLQIYMLMLRDSYPRFMNSAIYRDLVESLSQKSAES